The Leguminivora glycinivorella isolate SPB_JAAS2020 chromosome 1, LegGlyc_1.1, whole genome shotgun sequence genome includes a region encoding these proteins:
- the LOC125234307 gene encoding uncharacterized protein LOC125234307 isoform X3: MWGPAPHELDPDIWPPPLDRDPNAWPPPTSVEHKGPPPLRSARNNPRTAPTKKPTGKQATTSQRKTSDVRNPKLAGNKNHSHSARSKEPNSKEPAAGKDKQDRDNNNGDTDDEKHKEDERRFEPAAACDGDLVDMLERDIVQKNPNIRWDDIADLSEAKRLLEEAVVLPMWMPDFFKGIRRPWKGVLMVGPPGTGKTMLAKAVATECGTTFFNVSSSTLTSKYRGESEKLVRLLFEMARFYAPSTIFIDEIDSLCSRRGSDSEHEASRRVKSELLVQMDGLGSATDEPHKVVMVLAATNFPWDIDEALRRRLEKRIYIALPTQHGREALLAINLKEVKLDPEVDLAHIARKLDGYSGADITNVCRSVLYSCRRWRSASTSRCPRSTAARRCSPSTSRRSSSTPRSTSRTSRASWTATPAPTSPTSAGLYCTPAAAGEAHLHRAAHAARPRGAARHQPQGGQARPRGRPRAHRAQAGRLLRRRHHQRLQVCTVLLPPLEKRIYIALPTQHGREALLAINLKEVKLDPEVDLAHIARKLDGYSGADITNVCRSVLYSCRRWRSASTSRCPRSTAARRCSPSTSRRSSSTPRSTSRTSRASWTATPAPTSPTSAGLYCTPAAAGEAHLHRAAHAARPRGAARHQPQGGQARPRGRPRAHRAQAGRLLRRRHHQRLQVCTVLLPPLEKRIYIALPTQHGREALLAINLKEVKLDPEVDLAHIARKLDGYSGADITNVCRSVLYSCRRWRSASTSRCPRSTAARRCSPSTSRRSSSTPRSTSRTSRASWTATPAPTSPTSAGLYCTPAAAGEAHLHRAAHAARPRGAARHQPQGGQARPRGRPRAHRAQAGRLLRRRHHQRLQVCTVLLPPLEKRIYIALPTQHGREALLAINLKEVKLDPEVDLAHIARKLDGYSGADITNVCRSVLYSCRRWRSASTSRCPRSTAARRCSPSTSRRSSSTPRSTSRTSRASWTATPAPTSPTSAGLYCTPAAAGEAHLHRAAHAARPRGAARHQPQGGQARPRGRPRAHRAQAGRLLRRRHHQRLQVCTVLLPPLEKRIYIALPTQHGREALLAINLKEVKLDPEVDLAHIARKLDGYSGADITNVCRSVLYSCRRWRSASTSRCPRSTAARRCSPSTSRRSSSTPRSTSRTSRASWTATPAPTSPTSAGLYCTPAAAGEAHLHRAAHAARPRGAARHQPQGGQARPRGRPRAHRAQAGRLLRRRHHQRLQVCTVLLPPLEKRIYIALPTQHGREALLAINLKEVKLDPEVDLAHIARKLDGYSGADITNVCRSVLYSCRRWRSASTSRCPRSTAARRCSPSTSRRSSSTPRSTSRTSRASWTATPAPTSPTSAGLYCTPAAAGEAHLHRAAHAARPRGAARHQPQGGQARPRGRPRAHRAQAGRLLRRRHHQRLQVCTVLLPPLEKRIYIALPTQHGREALLAINLKEVKLDPEVDLAHIARKLDGYSGADITNVCRSVLYSCRRWRSASTSRCPRSTAARRCSPSTSRRSSSTPRSTSRTSRASWTATPAPTSPTSAGLYCTPAAAGEAHLHRAAHAARPRGAARHQPQGGQARPRGRPRAHRAQAGRLLRRRHHQRLQVCTVLLPPLEKRIYIALPTQHGREALLAINLKEVKLDPEVDLAHIARKLDGYSGADITNVCRSVLYSCRRWRSASTSRCPRSTAARRCSPSTSRRSSSTPRSTSRTSRASWTATPAPTSPTSAGLYCTPAAAGEAHLHRAAHAARPRGAARHQPQGGQARPRGRPRAHRAQAGRLLRRRHHQRLQVCTVLLPPLEKRIYIALPTQHGREALLAINLKEVKLDPEVDLAHIARKLDGYSGADITNVCRSVLYSCRRWRSASTSRCPRSTAARRCSPSTSRRSSSTPRSTSRTSRASWTATPAPTSPTSAGLYCTPAAAGEAHLHRAAHAARPRGAARHQPQGGQARPRGRPRAHRAQAGRLLRRRHHQRLQVCTVLLPPLEKRIYIALPTQHGREALLAINLKEVKLDPEVDLAHIARKLDGYSGADITNVCRSVLYSCRRWRSASTSRCPRSTAARRCSPSTSRRSSSTPRSTSRTSRASWTATPAPTSPTSAGLYCTPAAAGEAHLHRAAHAARPRGAARHQPQGGQARPRGRPRAHRAQAGRLLRRRHHQRLQVCTVLLPPLEKRIYIALPTQHGREALLAINLKEVKLDPEVDLAHIARKLDGYSGADITNVCRSVLYSCRRWRSASTSRCPRSTAARRCSPSTSRRSSSTPRSTSRTSRASWTATPAPTSPTSAGLYCTPAAAGEAHLHRAAHAARPRGAARHQPQGGQARPRGRPRAHRAQAGRLLRRRHHQRLQVCTVLLPPLEKRIYIALPTQHGREALLAINLKEVKLDPEVDLAHIARKLDGYSGADITNVCRSVLYSCRRWRSASTSRCPRSTAARRCSPSTSRRSSSTPRSTSRTSRASWTATPAPTSPTSAGLYCTPAAAGEAHLHRAAHAARPRGAARHQPQGGQARPRGRPRAHRAQAGRLLRRRHHQRLQVCTVLLPPLEKRIYIALPTQHGREALLAINLKEVKLDPEVDLAHIARKLDGYSGADITNVCRSVLYSCRRWRSASTSRCPRSTAARRCSPSTSRRSSSTPRSTSRTSRASWTATPAPTSPTSAGLYCTPAAAGEAHLHRAAHAARPRGAARHQPQGGQARPRGRPRAHRAQAGRLLRRRHHQRLQVCTVLLPPLEKRIYIALPTQHGREALLAINLKEVKLDPEVDLAHIARKLDGYSGADITNVCRSVLYSCRRWRSASTSRCPRSTAARRCSPSTSRRSSSTPRSTSRTSRASWTATPAPTSPTSAETHQ, from the exons ATGTGGGGTCCGGCGCCTCACGAGCTCGACCCTGACATATGGCCGCCGCCGCTGGACAGGGACCCTAACGCTTGGCCTCCGCCCACCAGTGTAGAACACAA AGGTCCTCCACCACTGCGCTCGGCGCGCAACAACCCGCGCACCGCTCCGACCAAGAAACCAACCGGCAAACAGGCTACCACATCGCAACGCAAAACCTCAGACGTTCGGAACCCTAAGCTCGCGGGCAATAAGAACCACAGTCACAGTG CACGGTCAAAAGAACCGAACAGCAAAGAGCCCGCGGCCGGCAAAGACAAACAGGACCGCGACAACAACAACGGAGACACTGATGATGAGAAACACAAGGAAGACGAGCGGCGGTTCGAGCCGGCCGCGGCCTGCGACGGCGACCTGGTCGATATGCTCG AGCGGGATATAGTACAAAAGAACCCAAACATCCGGTGGGACGACATCGCGGACCTGTCGGAGGCCAAGCGGCTGCTGGAGGAGGCCGTAGTCTTGCCAATGTGGATGCCCGACTTCTTCAAA GGCATCCGACGGCCGTGGAAAGGCGTGCTGATGGTGGGTCCGCCGGGCACGGGCAAGACCATGCTGGCCAAGGCCGTCGCTACCGAGTGTGGGACAACGTTCTTCAACGTTTCCTCTTCAACCCTCACTTCCAAGTACCGCGGAGAGTCGGAGAAGCTCGTGAGACTGCTGTTCGAGATG GCGCGGTTCTACGCGCCGAGCACAATCTTCATCGACGAGATCGACTCCCTCTGCTCACGACGAGGCTCCGACAGCGAGCACGAAGCGTCGCGTCGCGTCAAATCAGAATTGCTCGTTCAGATGGACGGACTTGGTTCCGCTACGGATGAACCTCACAAG GTGGTGATGGTGCTGGCGGCGACCAACTTCCCCTGGGACATCGACGAGGCGCTGCGGCGGCGGCTGGAGAAGCGCATCTACATCGCGCTGCCCACGCAGCACGGCCGCGAGGCGCTGCTCGCCATCAACCTCAAGGAGGTCAAGCTCGACCCCGAGGTCGACCTCGCGCACATCGCGCGCAAGCTGGACGGCTACTCCGGCGCCGACATCACCAACGTCTGCAGGTCTGTACTGTACTCCTGCCGCCGCTGGAGAAGCGCATCTACATCGCGCTGCCCACGCAGCACGGCCGCGAGGCGCTGCTCGCCATCAACCTCAAGGAGGTCAAGCTCGACCCCGAGGTCGACCTCGCGCACATCGCGCGCAAGCTGGACGGCTACTCCGGCGCCGACATCACCAACGTCTGCAGGTCTGTACTGTACTCCTGCCGCCGCTGGAGAAGCGCATCTACATCGCGCTGCCCACGCAGCACGGCCGCGAGGCGCTGCTCGCCATCAACCTCAAGGAGGTCAAGCTCGACCCCGAGGTCGACCTCGCGCACATCGCGCGCAAGCTGGACGGCTACTCCGGCGCCGACATCACCAACGTCTGCAGGTCTGTACTGTACTCCTGCCGCCGCTGGAGAAGCGCATCTACATCGCGCTGCCCACGCAGCACGGCCGCGAGGCGCTGCTCGCCATCAACCTCAAGGAGGTCAAGCTCGACCCCGAGGTCGACCTCGCGCACATCGCGCGCAAGCTGGACGGCTACTCCGGCGCCGACATCACCAACGTCTGCAGGTCTGTACTGTACTCCTGCCGCCGCTGGAGAAGCGCATCTACATCGCGCTGCCCACGCAGCACGGCCGCGAGGCGCTGCTCGCCATCAACCTCAAGGAGGTCAAGCTCGACCCCGAGGTCGACCTCGCGCACATCGCGCGCAAGCTGGACGGCTACTCCGGCGCCGACATCACCAACGTCTGCAGGTCTGTACTGTACTCCTGCCGCCGCTGGAGAAGCGCATCTACATCGCGCTGCCCACGCAGCACGGCCGCGAGGCGCTGCTCGCCATCAACCTCAAGGAGGTCAAGCTCGACCCCGAGGTCGACCTCGCGCACATCGCGCGCAAGCTGGACGGCTACTCCGGCGCCGACATCACCAACGTCTGCAGGTCTGTACTGTACTCCTGCCGCCGCTGGAGAAGCGCATCTACATCGCGCTGCCCACGCAGCACGGCCGCGAGGCGCTGCTCGCCATCAACCTCAAGGAGGTCAAGCTCGACCCCGAGGTCGACCTCGCGCACATCGCGCGCAAGCTGGACGGCTACTCCGGCGCCGACATCACCAACGTCTGCAGGTCTGTACTGTACTCCTGCCGCCGCTGGAGAAGCGCATCTACATCGCGCTGCCCACGCAGCACGGCCGCGAGGCGCTGCTCGCCATCAACCTCAAGGAGGTCAAGCTCGACCCCGAGGTCGACCTCGCGCACATCGCGCGCAAGCTGGACGGCTACTCCGGCGCCGACATCACCAACGTCTGCAGGTCTGTACTGTACTCCTGCCGCCGCTGGAGAAGCGCATCTACATCGCGCTGCCCACGCAGCACGGCCGCGAGGCGCTGCTCGCCATCAACCTCAAGGAGGTCAAGCTCGACCCCGAGGTCGACCTCGCGCACATCGCGCGCAAGCTGGACGGCTACTCCGGCGCCGACATCACCAACGTCTGCAGGTCTGTACTGTACTCCTGCCGCCGCTGGAGAAGCGCATCTACATCGCGCTGCCCACGCAGCACGGCCGCGAGGCGCTGCTCGCCATCAACCTCAAGGAGGTCAAGCTCGACCCCGAGGTCGACCTCGCGCACATCGCGCGCAAGCTGGACGGCTACTCCGGCGCCGACATCACCAACGTCTGCAGGTCTGTACTGTACTCCTGCCGCCGCTGGAGAAGCGCATCTACATCGCGCTGCCCACGCAGCACGGCCGCGAGGCGCTGCTCGCCATCAACCTCAAGGAGGTCAAGCTCGACCCCGAGGTCGACCTCGCGCACATCGCGCGCAAGCTGGACGGCTACTCCGGCGCCGACATCACCAACGTCTGCAGGTCTGTACTGTACTCCTGCCGCCGCTGGAGAAGCGCATCTACATCGCGCTGCCCACGCAGCACGGCCGCGAGGCGCTGCTCGCCATCAACCTCAAGGAGGTCAAGCTCGACCCCGAGGTCGACCTCGCGCACATCGCGCGCAAGCTGGACGGCTACTCCGGCGCCGACATCACCAACGTCTGCAGGTCTGTACTGTACTCCTGCCGCCGCTGGAGAAGCGCATCTACATCGCGCTGCCCACGCAGCACGGCCGCGAGGCGCTGCTCGCCATCAACCTCAAGGAGGTCAAGCTCGACCCCGAGGTCGACCTCGCGCACATCGCGCGCAAGCTGGACGGCTACTCCGGCGCCGACATCACCAACGTCTGCAGGTCTGTACTGTACTCCTGCCGCCGCTGGAGAAGCGCATCTACATCGCGCTGCCCACGCAGCACGGCCGCGAGGCGCTGCTCGCCATCAACCTCAAGGAGGTCAAGCTCGACCCCGAGGTCGACCTCGCGCACATCGCGCGCAAGCTGGACGGCTACTCCGGCGCCGACATCACCAACGTCTGCAGGTCTGTACTGTACTCCTGCCGCCGCTGGAGAAGCGCATCTACATCGCGCTGCCCACGCAGCACGGCCGCGAGGCGCTGCTCGCCATCAACCTCAAGGAGGTCAAGCTCGACCCCGAGGTCGACCTCGCGCACATCGCGCGCAAGCTGGACGGCTACTCCGGCGCCGACATCACCAACGTCTGCAGGTCTGTACTGTACTCCTGCCGCCGCTGGAGAAGCGCATCTACATCGCGCTGCCCACGCAGCACGGCCGCGAGGCGCTGCTCGCCATCAACCTCAAGGAGGTCAAGCTCGACCCCGAGGTCGACCTCGCGCACATCGCGCGCAAGCTGGACGGCTACTCCGGCGCCGACATCACCAACGTCTGCAGGTCTGTACTGTACTCCTGCCGCCGCTGGAGAAGCGCATCTACATCGCGCTGCCCACGCAGCACGGCCGCGAGGCGCTGCTCGCCATCAACCTCAAGGAGGTCAAGCTCGACCCCGAGGTCGACCTCGCGCACATCGCGCGCAAGCTGGACGGCTACTCCGGCGCCGACATCACCAACGTCTGCAGGTCTGTACTGTACTCCTGCCGCCGCTGGAGAAGCGCATCTACATCGCGCTGCCCACGCAGCACGGCCGCGAGGCGCTGCTCGCCATCAACCTCAAGGAGGTCAAGCTCGACCCCGAGGTCGACCTCGCGCACATCGCGCGCAAGCTGGACGGCTACTCCGGCGCCGACATCACCAACGTCTGCAGGTCTGTACTGTACTCCTGCCGCCGCTGGAGAAGCGCATCTACATCGCGCTGCCCACGCAGCACGGCCGCGAGGCGCTGCTCGCCATCAACCTCAAGGAGGTCAAGCTCGACCCCGAGGTCGACCTCGCGCACATCGCGCGCAAGCTGGACGGCTACTCCGGCGCCGACATCACCAACGTCTGCAGGTCTGTACTGTACTCCTGCCGCCGCTGGAGAAGCGCATCTACATCGCGCTGCCCACGCAGCACGGCCGCGAGGCGCTGCTCGCCATCAACCTCAAGGAGGTCAAGCTCGACCCCGAGGTCGACCTCGCGCACATCGCGCGCAAGCTGGACGGCTACTCCGGCGCCGACATCACCAACGTCTGCAGGTCTGTACTGTACTCCTGCCGCCGCTGGAGAAGCGCATCTACATCGCGCTGCCCACGCAGCACGGCCGCGAGGCGCTGCTCGCCATCAACCTCAAGGAGGTCAAGCTCGACCCCGAGGTCGACCTCGCGCACATCGCGCGCAAGCTGGACGGCTACTCCGGCGCCGACATCACCAACGTCTGCAGGTCTGTACTGTACTCCTGCCGCCGCTGGAGAAGCGCATCTACATCGCGCTGCCCACGCAGCACGGCCGCGAGGCGCTGCTCGCCATCAACCTCAAGGAGGTCAAGCTCGACCCCGAGGTCGACCTCGCGCACATCGCGCGCAAGCTGGACGGCTACTCCGGCGCCGACATCACCAACGTCTGCAGGTCTGTACTGTACTCCTGCCGCCGCTGGAGAAGCGCATCTACATCGCGCTGCCCACGCAGCACGGCCGCGAGGCGCTGCTCGCCATCAACCTCAAGGAGGTCAAGCTCGACCCCGAGGTCGACCTCGCGCACATCGCGCGCAAGCTGGACGGCTACTCCGGCGCCGACATCACCAACGTCTGCAGGTCTGTACTGTACTCCTGCCGCCGCTGGAGAAGCGCATCTACATCGCGCTGCCCACGCAGCACGGCCGCGAGGCGCTGCTCGCCATCAACCTCAAGGAGGTCAAGCTCGACCCCGAGGTCGACCTCGCGCACATCGCGCGCAAGCTGGACGGCTACTCCGGCGCCGACATCACCAACGTCTGCAGGTCTGTACTGTACTCCTGCCGCCGCTGGAGAAGCGCATCTACATCGCGCTGCCCACGCAGCACGGCCGCGAGGCGCTGCTCGCCATCAACCTCAAGGAGGTCAAGCTCGACCCCGAGGTCGACCTCGCGCACATCGCGCGCAAGCTGGACGGCTACTCCGGCGCCGACATCACCAACGTCTGCAGGTCTGTACTGTACTCCTGCCGCCGCTGGAGAAGCGCATCTACATCGCGCTGCCCACGCAGCACGGCCGCGAGGCGCTGCTCGCCATCAACCTCAAGGAGGTCAAGCTCGACCCCGAGGTCGACCTCGCGCACATCGCGCGCAAGCTGGACGGCTACTCCGGCGCCGACATCACCAACGTCTGCAGGTCTGTACTGTACTCCTGCCGCCGCTGGAGAAGCGCATCTACATCGCGCTGCCCACGCAGCACGGCCGCGAGGCGCTGCTCGCCATCAACCTCAAGGAGGTCAAGCTCGACCCCGAGGTCGACCTCGCGCACATCGCGCGCAAGCTGGACGGCTACTCCGGCGCCGACATCACCAACGTCTGCAGGTCTGTACTGTACTCCTGCCGCCGCTGGAGAAGCGCATCTACATCGCGCTGCCCACGCAGCACGGCCGCGAGGCGCTGCTCGCCATCAACCTCAAGGAGGTCAAGCTCGACCCCGAGGTCGACCTCGCGCACATCGCGCGCAAGCTGGACGGCTACTCCGGCGCCGACATCACCAACGTCTGCAGGTCTGTACTGTACTCCTGCCGCCGCTGGAGAAGCGCATCTACATCGCGCTGCCCACGCAGCACGGCCGCGAGGCGCTGCTCGCCATCAACCTCAAGGAGGTCAAGCTCGACCCCGAGGTCGACCTCGCGCACATCGCGCGCAAGCTGGACGGCTACTCCGGCGCCGACATCACCAACGTCTGCAGGTCTGTACTGTACTCCTGCCGCCGCTGGAGAAGCGCATCTACATCGCGCTGCCCACGCAGCACGGCCGCGAGGCGCTGCTCGCCATCAACCTCAAGGAGGTCAAGCTCGACCCCGAGGTCGACCTCGCGCACATCGCGCGCAAGCTGGACGGCTACTCCGGCGCCGACATCACCAACGTCTGCAGGTCTGTACTGTACTCCTGCCGCCGCTGGAGAAGCGCATCTACATCGCGCTGCCCACGCAGCACGGCCGCGAGGCGCTGCTCGCCATCAACCTCAAGGAGGTCAAGCTCGACCCCGAGGTCGACCTCGCGCACATCGCGCGCAAGCTGGACGGCTACTCCGGCGCCGACATCACCAACGTCTGCAGGTCTGTACTGTACTCCTGCCGCCGCTGGAGAAGCGCATCTACATCGCGCTGCCCACGCAGCACGGCCGCGAGGCGCTGCTCGCCATCAACCTCAAGGAGGTCAAGCTCGACCCCGAGGTCGACCTCGCGCACATCGCGCGCAAGCTGGACGGCTACTCCGGCGCCGACATCACCAACGTCTGCAGGTCTGTACTGTACTCCTGCCGCCGCTGGAGAAGCGCATCTACATCGCGCTGCCCACGCAGCACGGCCGCGAGGCGCTGCTCGCCATCAACCTCAAGGAGGTCAAGCTCGACCCCGAGGTCGACCTCGCGCACATCGCGCGCAAGCTGGACGGCTACTCCGGCGCCGACATCACCAACGTCTGCAGGTCTGTACTGTACTCCTGCCGCCGCTGGAGAAGCGCATCTACATCGCGCTGCCCACGCAGCACGGCCGCGAGGCGCTGCTCGCCATCAACCTCAAGGAGGTCAAGCTCGACCCCGAGGTCGACCTCGCGCACATCGCGCGCAAGCTGGACGGCTACTCCGGCGCCGACATCACCAACGTCTGCAGGTCTGTACTGTACTCCTGCCGCCGCTGGAGAAGCGCATCTACATCGCGCTGCCCACGCAGCACGGCCGCGAGGCGCTGCTCGCCATCAACCTCAAGGAGGTCAAGCTCGACCCCGAGGTCGACCTCGCGCACATCGCGCGCAAGCTGGACGGCTACTCCGGCGCCGACATCACCAACGTCTGCAGGTCTGTACTGTACTCCTGCCGCCGCTGGAGAAGCGCATCTACATCGCGCTGCCCACGCAGCACGGCCGCGAGGCGCTGCTCGCCATCAACCTCAAGGAGGTCAAGCTCGACCCCGAGGTCGACCTCGCGCACATCGCGCGCAAGCTGGACGGCTACTCCGGCGCCGACATCACCAACGTCTGCAGGTCTGTACTGTACTCCTGCCGCCGCTGGAGAAGCGCATCTACATCGCGCTGCCCACGCAGCACGGCCGCGAGGCGCTGCTCGCCATCAACCTCAAGGAGGTCAAGCTCGACCCCGAGGTCGACCTCGCGCACATCGCGCGCAAGCTGGACGGCTACTCCGGCGCCGACATCACCAACGTCTGCAGGTCTGTACTGTACTCCTGCCGCCGCTGGAGAAGCGCATCTACATCGCGCTGCCCACGCAGCACGGCCGCGAGGCGCTGCTCGCCATCAACCTCAAGGAGGTCAAGCTCGACCCCGAGGTCGACCTCGCGCACATCGCGCGCAAGCTGGACGGCTACTCCGGCGCCGACATCACCAACGTCTGCAGGTCTGTACTGTACTCCTGCCGCCGCTGGAGAAGCGCATCTACATCGCGCTGCCCACGCAGCACGGCCGCGAGGCGCTGCTCGCCATCAACCTCAAGGAGGTCAAGCTCGACCCCGAGGTCGACCTCGCGCACATCGCGCGCAAGCTGGACGGCTACTCCGGCGCCGACATCACCAACGTCTGCAGGTCTGTACTGTACTCCTGCCGCCGCTGGAGAAGCGCATCTACATCGCGCTGCCCACGCAGCACGGCCGCGAGGCGCTGCTCGCCATCAACCTCAAGGAGGTCAAGCTCGACCCCGAGGTCGACCTCGCGCACATCGCGCGCAAGCTGGACGGCTACTCCGGCGCCGACATCACCAACGTCTGCAGGTCTGTACTGTACTCCTGCCGCCGCTGGAGAAGCGCATCTACATCGCGCTGCCCACGCAGCACGGCCGCGAGGCGCTGCTCGCCATCAACCTCAAGGAGGTCAAGCTCGACCCCGAGGTCGACCTCGCGCACATCGCGCGCAAGCTGGACGGCTACTCCGGCGCCGACATCACCAACGTCTGCAG AGACGCATCAATGA